One segment of Peromyscus leucopus breed LL Stock chromosome 5, UCI_PerLeu_2.1, whole genome shotgun sequence DNA contains the following:
- the Dnase2 gene encoding deoxyribonuclease-2-alpha yields the protein MAAPSSLLLAALLWVPAEALSCYGDSGRPVDWFVVYKLPAHSGSGDSSWEGLKYKYMDQSSEGWRDGVGYINSSEGAVGRSLLPLYRDNSSQLAFLLYNDQPPKSSSAWDSSSRGHAKGVLLLDQEGGFWLIHSVPRFPPPASSGAYSWPPNAQTYGQTLLCVSFPFTQFLKIGRQLTYTYPLVYDHKLEGIFAQKLPDLQEVIKGHHVLHEPWNNSVALTSQAGASFWSFAKSGKFGDDLYSGWLAAALDTNLQVQFWPNSNGTLSSNCSGTHEVLDVAQTGFPGPSAPSFSATKDHSKWCVAPQGPWACVGDMNRNQGEMHRGGGTLCTQMPSFWKAFQSLVKACKPCSKDS from the exons ATGGCAGCGCCGAGCTCGCTGCTGCTGGCCGCGCTGCTCTGGGTCCCTGCCGAAGCCCTGAGCTGCTATGGAGACTCCGGGCGGCCGGTGGACTG GTTCGTGGTATACAAGCTGCCAGCTCACAGCGGGTCTGGGGATAGTTCATGGGAGGGTTTGAAGTATAAATACATGGACCAGAGCTCCGAGGGTTGGCGCGACGGTGTGGGGTACATCAACAGTTCAGAGGGAGCCGTGGGCCGCAGCCTGCTGCCGTTGTACCGAGACAACTCCAGCCAG CTGGCCTTTCTACTCTACAACGACCAGCCTCCTAAATCCAGCTCAGCTTGGGACTCTTCCAGCCGTGGGCATGCAAAGG GTGTTCTGCTCCTCGACCAAGAAGGGGGCTTCTGGCTGATCCACAGTGTGCCACGCTTCCCACCCCCTGCATCCTCTGGTGCATACAGCTGGCCTCCTAATGCTCAAACCTATGGCCAGACCCTACTCTGTGTGTCCTTTCCCTTCACCCAGTTTCTCAAGATTG GCAGGCAGCTAACCTATACCTATCCTCTGGTCTATGACCACAAGCTGGAAGGCATCTTTGCCCAGAAATTACCTGACCTCCAGGAGGTGATCAAGGGCCACCATGTCCTCCATGAGCCCTGGAATAACAGTGTAGCACTCACTTCACAAGCAGGGGCCTCCTTCTGGAGCTTTGCCAAATCTGGAAAATTTGGAGATG ACTTGTACTCGGGCTGGTTGGCGGCAGCCCTCGACACCAACCTACAGGTCCAGTTCTGGCCAAATTCTAATGGCACCCTGTCTTCCAACTGCTCCGGGACCCATGAGGTTCTTGATGTGGCTCAGACAGGCTTTCCTGGCCCGTCTGCACCAAGTTTCAGTGCTACAAAAGACCACTCCAAATGGTGTGTGGCCCCCCAAGGGCCCTGGGCCTGTGTGGGTGACATGAATCGGAACCAGGGAGAGATGCACCGAGGTGGGGGCACACTGTGTACCCAGATGCCTTCCTTTTGGAAGGCCTTCCAGTCCCTGGTGAAGGCCTGTAAGCCCTGTAGCAAGGACAGCTGA